A region from the Arcanobacterium buesumense genome encodes:
- a CDS encoding DUF3806 domain-containing protein produces MSEIHVRQLSDAEQQRILNAGELAERQNLLDSVDSIDVRATELRAIQIADTEKSGQDLSESLDVLAVALGFHIQQATGMQWASVTDGHQSTLVLIGVHGENTVVVYPFDVVERRWHNTDPDLFRSYVDEVLRSITESRTVVESPESD; encoded by the coding sequence ATGTCTGAAATTCACGTCCGTCAATTATCTGACGCCGAGCAACAGCGCATTCTCAATGCCGGTGAACTGGCTGAACGCCAAAATCTTCTTGATTCAGTAGATAGCATTGATGTACGTGCTACTGAGTTACGTGCGATTCAGATTGCAGATACAGAAAAATCAGGTCAAGATCTGTCTGAGTCATTAGACGTTCTGGCAGTAGCCTTGGGCTTTCATATACAACAAGCTACTGGCATGCAGTGGGCTAGCGTGACTGACGGTCACCAATCCACGCTAGTGTTGATCGGGGTTCATGGGGAAAATACGGTGGTTGTTTATCCGTTCGACGTCGTCGAGCGACGATGGCACAACACTGATCCAGATCTTTTCCGTTCCTATGTCGATGAGGTGTTGCGTTCCATTACGGAAAGTCGAACCGTTGTGGAATCGCCAGAATCCGACTGA
- a CDS encoding DnaJ C-terminal domain-containing protein: MASQDWMNKDFYASLGVPKTASAEEIKSAYRKLARKYHPDRNPGDTAAEAKFKDVSEAYSVLKDEQERKQYDAIRSMSGGARFTPGSGGGFEDIFSGVFGQGGTSRGTYSTMGDTPGLDDILKNMFGQGAPQADGTAGFSGFSGFGRRPSRGSDVKASTKLTFRQAVDGATITLNINGKPVTARIPKGVATGQKIRLKGKGNPGSNGGEHGDLLVSVTVEKHPVYELRGHDVHVEVPVSFDEAALGAIVDVPVLDGTTVKVKIPAGSSSGKTLRIRNKGLKGANGAEGDMYVHLTISVPADLSDEARQAIEDYRQAMLDTDPRAEFTKMAHI; the protein is encoded by the coding sequence GTGGCAAGCCAAGATTGGATGAATAAGGACTTTTATGCATCTCTAGGGGTGCCAAAAACTGCATCCGCTGAAGAAATTAAAAGTGCTTACCGTAAACTTGCACGTAAATATCATCCGGATCGTAATCCAGGGGATACCGCAGCTGAAGCAAAGTTTAAGGACGTTTCTGAGGCATATAGTGTTCTCAAGGATGAACAAGAGCGTAAACAATATGATGCTATCCGCTCGATGTCAGGCGGTGCTCGCTTCACGCCTGGCAGTGGTGGCGGATTTGAAGATATTTTCTCCGGAGTTTTTGGCCAAGGTGGTACTAGCCGAGGTACGTACTCAACCATGGGGGACACCCCAGGGTTGGATGACATATTAAAAAATATGTTCGGGCAAGGAGCTCCGCAAGCAGACGGTACTGCAGGATTTAGCGGTTTTAGCGGTTTTGGCCGGCGCCCTTCTCGGGGAAGTGACGTGAAAGCGTCAACAAAACTCACATTCCGGCAGGCAGTTGATGGTGCAACAATCACCCTGAACATCAATGGAAAACCAGTTACTGCACGGATTCCTAAAGGAGTTGCCACCGGGCAAAAAATTCGTCTTAAAGGCAAGGGAAATCCGGGAAGTAATGGTGGGGAACACGGCGATCTGCTAGTAAGCGTCACTGTGGAAAAACATCCAGTTTATGAACTTCGTGGGCACGATGTTCATGTTGAAGTCCCGGTGTCCTTTGATGAAGCTGCGCTAGGAGCAATTGTTGATGTGCCTGTATTAGATGGCACAACAGTTAAAGTGAAAATACCAGCGGGTTCGTCCTCTGGTAAGACTTTGCGCATCCGAAACAAAGGACTCAAAGGGGCTAATGGTGCCGAAGGTGACATGTATGTGCATCTAACCATTTCCGTTCCTGCTGATTTATCAGATGAGGCGCGTCAGGCGATTGAAGATTATCGTCAAGCGATGCTGGATACTGACCCGCGGGCAGAATTTACTAAGATGGCTCATATCTAA
- a CDS encoding prolyl oligopeptidase family serine peptidase has translation MKDKYQYLEELSEANMAWAKEVSTETVTHFSGPEFTKRQEQLDTLLSSKDQLILANKRGEYAYNFYTDGDHPRGLWRRTSFDSYLAYVSPETEPEWEVLLDIDELGKNEDQSWVFGGAQLLFPTYDRALISLHPGGSDTNVIREFDLITRSFVTGPDAFIKPNSKGAMSWVDRNTVVISADFGPDSLTASGYPLSARLWSRGQDLSEAVEFVRGEYNDVIVGAYYDHTPGHEKLIARRATDFRTDRLWNVNIDTVRQGKKDDVLAEFHIPESAIVSTLRDWTIIDLRYPWELNDTIYSAGSLLAIPTHTALNKPTSQDVEVLYCPSETSSLLSMTAVSSGIVFTSLDNVQQRFWFASNSGGDWAVTELHPDIPPFSTVSIAAVDAHTSDEVWVTSSGFLHPTTLFHGHVSSEGLSLHQLRQSPHRFNTSGLTVLQRWATSQDGTKIPYFVVGPEEVLEGKRPARTLLDGYGGFEVSRLPSYISTYGKMWLEKGYVYALSNIRGGGEFGPRWHQAALRENRHKAYEDHAAVAADLVSTGITTVPQLAATGGSNGGMLMGNMYTTYPQHFGAIVCRVPLLDMKRFSHLLAGASWMEEYGNPDTDDWNYLRNYSPYHNVKSGPYPPILITTSTRDDRVHPGHARKFYQKLRDHGFTAYYHENTEGGHAGAADIKQTAQVMALIFSYLDSVLAP, from the coding sequence ATGAAGGATAAGTACCAATATTTGGAAGAACTTTCAGAGGCTAATATGGCATGGGCCAAAGAAGTTTCTACTGAAACTGTTACCCATTTCAGCGGTCCGGAGTTCACCAAACGCCAAGAGCAACTAGACACTCTCTTATCGTCAAAGGATCAGCTTATCCTCGCCAACAAACGTGGTGAATATGCTTATAACTTCTATACCGACGGCGATCATCCTCGTGGGCTATGGCGGCGTACTTCATTCGATTCCTACCTTGCCTATGTTTCGCCAGAAACCGAACCCGAATGGGAAGTTCTTCTTGATATTGATGAGCTGGGAAAAAATGAGGATCAGTCATGGGTATTTGGTGGCGCTCAACTTCTTTTCCCTACCTATGACCGAGCATTAATCTCATTGCACCCGGGTGGATCAGACACCAACGTTATTCGTGAATTTGATTTAATAACTCGTTCTTTCGTTACGGGCCCTGACGCGTTCATTAAGCCAAATTCTAAAGGAGCAATGAGCTGGGTCGATCGGAATACTGTTGTCATTAGTGCCGATTTCGGACCTGATTCCCTTACTGCCTCCGGATACCCTTTATCAGCACGACTGTGGTCACGTGGGCAAGACCTGTCCGAAGCTGTTGAATTTGTACGCGGTGAATATAACGATGTCATTGTTGGAGCATATTATGATCACACTCCCGGACACGAGAAACTTATCGCCCGTCGAGCCACTGACTTCCGCACAGATCGTTTATGGAACGTGAATATCGATACGGTTCGCCAAGGTAAAAAAGATGATGTCTTAGCAGAATTTCACATTCCCGAATCTGCAATAGTGAGCACACTGCGCGATTGGACAATTATTGATTTGCGCTACCCATGGGAACTTAATGACACAATTTACAGCGCCGGATCATTACTTGCTATCCCCACTCATACCGCCCTCAACAAGCCAACAAGTCAAGACGTCGAGGTTCTATACTGTCCGAGTGAAACGTCGTCTCTTTTGTCAATGACAGCAGTTTCCTCTGGTATCGTTTTCACTTCCCTCGATAATGTCCAGCAACGATTCTGGTTTGCCTCAAATAGTGGAGGAGACTGGGCCGTGACCGAATTACACCCTGATATTCCACCATTTTCCACTGTCAGCATCGCTGCAGTTGACGCACACACATCAGACGAAGTCTGGGTTACGTCTTCCGGGTTCCTGCACCCAACTACCCTTTTTCACGGCCACGTATCTTCCGAAGGTTTATCACTTCACCAGCTACGCCAAAGCCCACATCGCTTTAACACTTCCGGGCTCACAGTGCTTCAACGCTGGGCCACTTCGCAAGATGGCACTAAAATCCCATACTTCGTAGTTGGCCCTGAAGAAGTTCTTGAAGGCAAACGCCCTGCTCGTACCCTGCTCGATGGTTATGGCGGTTTTGAGGTATCTCGACTTCCTTCATACATTTCCACTTATGGCAAAATGTGGCTTGAAAAAGGCTATGTCTACGCCCTTTCCAATATCCGCGGAGGCGGAGAGTTTGGCCCTCGATGGCATCAAGCAGCCCTCCGGGAAAATCGACATAAGGCCTACGAAGATCATGCAGCAGTAGCAGCTGACCTTGTTTCAACTGGCATCACTACAGTGCCCCAACTAGCAGCTACTGGCGGATCTAATGGCGGGATGCTGATGGGAAATATGTACACCACATACCCACAGCATTTTGGCGCTATTGTCTGCCGGGTACCACTTCTGGACATGAAACGCTTCTCTCATCTTCTTGCTGGCGCATCATGGATGGAAGAATACGGCAATCCTGATACGGATGATTGGAATTATCTACGCAACTATTCGCCATATCATAACGTTAAATCAGGCCCTTATCCGCCAATTCTCATCACCACATCCACACGTGACGATCGTGTACACCCTGGTCATGCTCGAAAGTTTTATCAAAAACTTCGTGATCACGGTTTTACCGCCTACTATCACGAAAACACCGAAGGAGGACATGCTGGAGCGGCTGACATTAAACAAACTGCACAAGTGATGGCACTGATCTTCTCTTACCTAGATAGCGTTCTTGCCCCATAA
- the dnaK gene encoding molecular chaperone DnaK: MARAVGIDLGTTNSVVTVLEGGEPTVIANAEGMRTTPSVVGFSKTGEVLVGEIAKRQAVNNVERTVSSVKRHMGEEWSIDIDDKTYTPQQISAFILQKLKKDAESYLGDTVTDAVITVPAYFNDAQRQATKDAGQIAGLNVQRIVNEPTAAALAYGLEKGKEDELILVFDLGGGTFDVSLLEVGKDDDDFSTIQVRATSGDNKLGGDDWDQRIIDWLVTQVKNNHGVDLSKDKVALQRLKEAAEQAKKELSSATSTNINLQYLSMSENGPLHLDERLTRAAFEEMTKDLLERTKAPFKKVIEDADVKISEIDHVVLVGGSTRMPAVTEVVKELTGGKEPNKGVNPDEVVAVGAALQAGVLSGDRTDVLLIDVTPLSLGIETLGGRMATMIERNTAIPTKSSQVFSTAEDNQPSVLIQVYQGERPFARDNKLLGTFELGGIAPAPRGRPQIDVTFDIDANGIVHVSAKDLGTGKEQSVTITGGSALSKEDIDRMVKEAEEHAAEDAKRKEEADTRNTAEQQVYSIESVLKDNADKLDDSVTTEVQSAVDALKEALKGEDVEAIKSASEDLNTKAQKIGEALYAKAQEEQAAGAAAADEAPKADDDVIDAEIVDDNDAK, encoded by the coding sequence ATGGCACGTGCAGTGGGTATTGACTTAGGAACCACAAATTCGGTAGTTACCGTCCTTGAAGGTGGCGAACCAACTGTTATCGCCAATGCTGAAGGTATGCGTACTACGCCATCAGTCGTAGGTTTTTCTAAGACTGGCGAAGTTCTTGTTGGAGAAATTGCTAAGCGTCAAGCAGTGAATAATGTGGAACGTACCGTTTCTTCAGTGAAGCGTCACATGGGTGAAGAGTGGTCGATCGATATTGACGATAAGACCTACACTCCACAACAAATCTCTGCTTTCATTTTGCAGAAGTTAAAGAAGGATGCCGAATCTTATCTCGGCGATACGGTTACTGATGCAGTTATTACTGTCCCAGCCTATTTCAATGATGCTCAGCGTCAAGCTACTAAGGACGCGGGACAAATTGCTGGTCTTAACGTTCAGCGTATCGTTAATGAGCCAACTGCAGCTGCTTTGGCATACGGTCTGGAAAAAGGTAAGGAAGATGAACTCATCCTCGTCTTCGATCTTGGCGGCGGTACATTTGACGTTTCGCTCCTTGAAGTAGGTAAGGATGACGATGATTTCTCCACCATTCAGGTTCGTGCAACATCAGGTGATAACAAGCTTGGTGGTGACGATTGGGATCAGCGCATTATCGATTGGCTAGTAACTCAGGTAAAGAATAACCATGGCGTAGATCTTTCCAAGGATAAAGTTGCATTGCAGCGGTTGAAGGAAGCTGCTGAACAAGCTAAGAAGGAACTGTCTTCGGCAACTTCAACCAATATCAACTTGCAGTACCTCTCAATGTCGGAAAACGGCCCGCTTCACCTTGATGAACGGCTTACCCGAGCAGCTTTCGAAGAGATGACAAAGGATCTGCTTGAGCGTACCAAGGCGCCATTCAAGAAAGTTATTGAAGATGCAGACGTGAAGATCTCTGAAATTGATCACGTTGTGCTCGTTGGCGGTTCAACACGTATGCCAGCAGTCACTGAAGTTGTCAAGGAACTTACTGGTGGTAAGGAGCCGAATAAGGGAGTAAACCCAGATGAGGTTGTTGCTGTTGGCGCAGCGCTCCAGGCAGGCGTGCTTTCCGGTGATCGCACTGACGTGTTGCTTATTGATGTCACCCCGCTATCGTTGGGTATTGAAACCCTCGGCGGGCGGATGGCTACGATGATTGAGCGTAATACTGCTATTCCTACGAAGAGTTCGCAGGTGTTCTCCACAGCTGAAGATAATCAGCCATCAGTATTGATTCAGGTTTACCAAGGTGAACGTCCGTTTGCTCGGGACAACAAGTTACTTGGCACCTTCGAATTAGGCGGAATTGCGCCGGCTCCACGAGGACGCCCGCAAATCGATGTAACTTTCGATATTGACGCCAACGGTATTGTTCACGTATCCGCGAAGGATCTTGGCACCGGTAAGGAACAATCAGTGACTATTACTGGAGGTTCTGCGCTCTCGAAGGAAGATATTGATCGTATGGTCAAGGAAGCTGAAGAGCATGCGGCTGAAGATGCCAAGCGTAAGGAAGAAGCTGATACCCGTAACACTGCTGAACAGCAGGTTTACAGCATTGAATCAGTTTTGAAGGATAATGCCGATAAGCTTGATGATTCTGTCACCACTGAAGTTCAAAGTGCAGTAGATGCGCTCAAGGAAGCTCTCAAGGGTGAAGATGTTGAAGCTATTAAGTCTGCTTCTGAAGATCTCAACACTAAGGCCCAGAAGATTGGCGAAGCGCTCTATGCCAAGGCTCAAGAAGAGCAGGCTGCCGGTGCTGCCGCCGCCGATGAGGCTCCAAAGGCTGACGATGATGTTATTGACGCCGAAATCGTAGATGATAACGACGCTAAGTGA
- a CDS encoding ExeM/NucH family extracellular endonuclease: MTKKGEHVRLSRSQKLAAIFTAPILSLPLTVLPAQAAPDNSNVVINEVYVDGTDKRGEFRDYVELYNPTDAPIDLGNYVLQGFANSGNKSGGKTELAGEIPAKGYFLVTAAKGKPATELNADQQTGKFNMSASDKGASIGLFTQDSVPDKLTAGAAAVDLVGWGTKAIGETEAIQEIARGSQSFQRAKAGVDTDNNSKDFTIVEATPMSTKGDAKVTAPSEPDPAPGQPDPAPGQPDPAPDQPSEPGESPAPDPDPQKILTIAEIQGEGTDTPHEKEIVTTRGVITAVYPYGGFQGFYMQTPGSGGSKDATPQASDGIFVYVGNFNNLKNNTGGKPAKLEIGNYVEVTGRASERFGLTQISVYKEDQGTVTDQPKDETILAPQPVEIESVPDDPAEREKLESMLVKITGKYTISANYYTNRHGRLDLAPGEEPFRIPSDATADKDQWPILTEKINRERIALDDGASMDYTDPGKKDNPWPNYKYPVPYLDVNKPLRVGTVITLPQPMILDYRANSVGYKKYEDRWNLQPTRPLTDAKDLTNNEWTKWVEFTSTRQPAPQFDQGNVTITSFNVLNYFTTLGKDTPGCKPYAAYDGTGLTNRRCDPRGAFSDEAFQMQQSKIVKAINELNSSVVGLEEIENSIKFGDNRDAAIANLVTELNKDAGSEKWAYVPSPAAEKLPDLDAQDVIRLAFIYQKDTIKPVGDSHVLYNGTQWAYARQPLAQKFQAIKDGADEGKPFVVVINHLKSKGSDKDTVPNDGYQGNNNNMRVNQVTEMAQWVAQNFADDPVFVIGDLNSYTREDPLVKLEKDFGYTSIAEKMGVKNHSYQFGGLVGSLDHALGNAKAMEMVKAADVWNVNAMEPVAFEYARWNYNINYKNLFDGESPYRSSDHDPIKVAIETRDSVPWTELTPANPVEPEQPEATVVEPKASVVIPEASDPAACKTLPFVTVEPMKGVTYKVTVDGKEIEPVADNANKYEYPYGKTVKVVATVKDGFKLADGAKTEWSWTAPSREELKCEVPWTELTPANPVEPAPTPQDPTPVPQKPQTEKQNNNSATTGLAKTGIDNSGLVGLAAIALIAGGALIARRRQA; the protein is encoded by the coding sequence ATGACGAAGAAAGGTGAGCACGTGCGACTTTCGCGTTCACAAAAACTGGCTGCTATTTTTACAGCGCCCATTCTTTCCTTGCCGCTAACAGTGCTTCCAGCACAAGCAGCACCAGATAATAGCAACGTCGTCATCAACGAAGTATATGTTGATGGCACCGATAAAAGAGGCGAATTCCGGGATTATGTAGAGCTCTATAATCCCACTGATGCACCTATCGATCTCGGTAATTATGTGTTACAGGGATTTGCAAACTCTGGTAACAAATCAGGTGGTAAAACCGAATTGGCCGGAGAAATTCCAGCTAAAGGGTACTTCCTCGTTACTGCTGCTAAAGGAAAACCGGCCACTGAGCTAAACGCTGATCAGCAAACTGGAAAATTCAATATGAGTGCTTCAGATAAAGGAGCCTCTATTGGATTATTTACCCAAGATAGCGTGCCTGACAAACTTACTGCCGGAGCAGCCGCAGTCGACCTCGTAGGATGGGGTACAAAAGCTATTGGTGAAACCGAAGCGATTCAGGAAATTGCGAGAGGTTCTCAATCCTTCCAGCGTGCCAAAGCTGGGGTAGATACCGATAATAACTCAAAAGATTTTACTATCGTCGAAGCAACCCCAATGAGCACCAAGGGGGACGCAAAAGTTACGGCTCCGAGTGAGCCAGACCCAGCACCTGGCCAGCCAGACCCTGCACCTGGCCAGCCAGACCCTGCACCTGACCAGCCAAGCGAACCAGGTGAATCCCCAGCTCCTGATCCAGACCCACAAAAAATTCTCACCATTGCCGAGATTCAAGGTGAAGGTACAGATACCCCGCATGAAAAGGAAATCGTCACAACTCGTGGCGTGATTACTGCTGTCTATCCATACGGTGGATTCCAAGGTTTCTATATGCAAACCCCTGGAAGTGGCGGCTCCAAAGACGCAACTCCACAAGCATCCGATGGTATCTTCGTCTACGTCGGCAACTTCAACAACCTCAAGAACAACACCGGTGGAAAACCGGCAAAGCTTGAAATAGGAAATTATGTTGAAGTAACTGGACGCGCCAGTGAACGCTTCGGCTTAACCCAAATTAGCGTTTACAAAGAAGACCAGGGAACCGTTACTGATCAACCCAAAGACGAAACCATCCTCGCCCCACAACCAGTGGAAATTGAGAGCGTTCCAGACGATCCAGCAGAACGCGAAAAGCTCGAAAGCATGCTGGTGAAAATCACTGGCAAATACACAATTTCGGCAAACTATTACACTAACCGTCACGGTCGTCTTGATTTAGCGCCAGGTGAAGAACCATTCCGAATCCCATCAGATGCAACCGCAGATAAAGACCAGTGGCCAATACTCACTGAAAAGATTAACCGGGAACGCATTGCTCTTGACGACGGCGCCTCTATGGACTACACCGACCCCGGGAAAAAGGATAACCCGTGGCCAAACTACAAGTACCCCGTGCCATATCTTGACGTTAATAAACCGTTACGAGTAGGCACAGTTATCACTTTGCCACAGCCAATGATCCTCGATTATCGTGCAAACTCTGTAGGATATAAAAAGTACGAAGACCGATGGAATCTTCAGCCGACACGTCCGCTCACCGATGCTAAGGATCTGACAAACAACGAATGGACAAAATGGGTAGAGTTCACCTCAACTCGTCAACCAGCTCCACAATTCGATCAAGGTAATGTCACTATCACATCCTTCAACGTGCTTAACTACTTCACCACCCTTGGAAAAGACACACCAGGATGTAAACCATACGCAGCATACGATGGGACAGGTCTGACCAATCGACGTTGCGACCCACGTGGTGCATTTTCGGACGAGGCTTTCCAGATGCAACAGTCTAAGATCGTTAAAGCTATTAACGAACTAAACTCCAGCGTCGTCGGTCTTGAAGAAATCGAAAACTCCATCAAGTTTGGCGACAACCGCGATGCTGCGATCGCCAACCTCGTTACCGAACTGAACAAAGACGCCGGAAGCGAAAAGTGGGCCTACGTCCCATCACCAGCAGCGGAAAAACTACCTGACCTTGATGCACAAGATGTTATCCGCCTAGCCTTCATCTACCAGAAAGATACCATCAAGCCAGTTGGTGATTCACATGTCCTATACAACGGAACCCAATGGGCTTATGCACGGCAACCATTAGCGCAAAAATTCCAAGCCATTAAAGATGGGGCAGATGAAGGTAAGCCGTTCGTCGTCGTCATCAACCATCTCAAATCAAAGGGATCAGACAAAGACACTGTGCCAAACGATGGCTACCAAGGTAATAACAACAATATGCGTGTCAACCAAGTCACCGAAATGGCCCAATGGGTAGCACAAAACTTTGCTGACGATCCAGTATTTGTTATCGGTGACCTTAACTCCTACACTCGCGAAGACCCACTCGTGAAACTGGAAAAGGACTTTGGCTACACGTCTATCGCTGAAAAGATGGGTGTCAAGAACCACTCCTACCAATTCGGCGGTCTCGTTGGATCACTCGATCATGCGCTCGGCAATGCCAAGGCAATGGAGATGGTCAAAGCTGCTGACGTATGGAACGTCAACGCGATGGAACCAGTAGCATTTGAATATGCCCGCTGGAACTACAACATCAATTACAAAAACCTCTTTGACGGAGAATCGCCATACCGTTCCTCCGATCACGATCCGATCAAGGTTGCCATCGAGACTCGGGATTCCGTGCCGTGGACTGAGCTGACTCCAGCCAACCCGGTTGAGCCAGAACAGCCAGAGGCGACTGTAGTTGAGCCGAAGGCTTCGGTAGTTATCCCTGAGGCTTCCGATCCGGCAGCCTGTAAGACTCTCCCATTCGTAACGGTTGAACCTATGAAAGGCGTGACCTACAAGGTAACTGTTGACGGTAAGGAGATTGAGCCGGTTGCTGACAATGCAAACAAGTATGAATACCCGTACGGTAAGACCGTGAAAGTTGTCGCAACGGTTAAGGACGGCTTCAAGCTTGCTGATGGGGCAAAGACTGAATGGTCTTGGACCGCACCAAGCCGCGAAGAACTCAAATGCGAAGTGCCATGGACTGAGCTGACGCCAGCCAACCCAGTTGAGCCAGCACCAACACCGCAAGATCCGACACCAGTCCCACAAAAGCCACAAACCGAAAAGCAGAACAACAACTCTGCAACAACCGGACTGGCAAAGACCGGTATTGACAACAGTGGCCTAGTTGGACTAGCAGCTATCGCACTCATTGCTGGCGGAGCACTCATCGCTCGCCGTCGTCAAGCATGA
- a CDS encoding heat shock protein transcriptional repressor HspR has product MAKVANSAPILTVSVAAELAGMHAQTVRQYDRLGLVVAKRTRGGGRRYSLNDVERLTEIQRLSQEEGINLAGIARIFELRDELAKLASAKSAIEQQLIDLRNEHTLIQEQIRTQRERQERVFAVNSSGQVEASGSIETLRRTLRAAREDERHRSAHTVQEVHAHDRGTAVVPSSQQLDWLLELLEQHMYDRLSHRQLKLVGTSSVTNEDDDAEILDVNEIIL; this is encoded by the coding sequence ATGGCAAAGGTAGCTAATAGTGCGCCAATTCTTACCGTATCCGTAGCCGCAGAACTAGCTGGAATGCATGCACAAACAGTACGGCAGTATGATCGGCTCGGGCTTGTTGTTGCCAAACGGACTCGTGGTGGTGGCCGGAGATATTCGCTGAATGATGTTGAGCGTCTGACTGAAATTCAACGGCTTTCTCAAGAAGAAGGCATCAATCTAGCTGGTATTGCGCGAATATTTGAACTACGTGATGAGTTAGCAAAACTTGCTAGTGCCAAATCGGCAATTGAACAGCAATTGATTGATTTACGCAACGAACATACGTTGATACAAGAACAAATTCGCACCCAGCGTGAACGCCAAGAACGAGTTTTTGCAGTTAATTCTTCGGGGCAAGTTGAAGCTTCTGGATCAATTGAGACGCTCCGGAGAACTCTCCGTGCTGCCCGTGAAGACGAACGCCATCGCAGCGCTCACACGGTTCAAGAAGTTCATGCCCATGATCGTGGTACTGCAGTTGTTCCAAGCAGTCAGCAACTTGATTGGTTACTAGAGTTGCTTGAACAACACATGTACGACCGGTTATCTCATCGGCAACTCAAACTTGTTGGGACTTCGTCAGTTACAAATGAAGACGACGATGCTGAAATTCTGGATGTGAATGAGATTATTCTGTGA
- a CDS encoding nucleotide exchange factor GrpE: protein MVDEPMNTAPEPEANSTPEVVSHEAQGQQNLSADETSTAEMTSGVSAADDGEPEISQADQGLIKVAELEEQLARRNADLYNLRQEYNGYVKRSKAEGLVQYDAGINKVLELLLPVLDDIALARQHGDLEGPTGAIMEKLEGSLRTNFKMERFGAEGDLFDPNMHEALMASTSPEATEEHIGQLIQPGYKVGDKVIRPARVGVIKPE, encoded by the coding sequence ATGGTAGATGAACCAATGAACACCGCCCCTGAGCCAGAAGCGAATTCGACACCCGAGGTTGTGTCGCATGAGGCACAAGGTCAGCAAAACTTATCGGCAGATGAGACGTCTACTGCAGAAATGACTTCAGGCGTGAGTGCTGCCGACGATGGTGAACCTGAAATTTCGCAAGCTGATCAGGGGTTAATTAAAGTTGCAGAATTAGAAGAGCAACTTGCGCGCCGTAACGCGGATCTATATAACTTACGCCAAGAATATAACGGGTATGTGAAACGCTCGAAAGCTGAAGGATTAGTCCAGTACGATGCAGGAATCAATAAGGTTTTAGAGCTTCTCTTACCAGTTCTTGATGATATTGCCTTAGCACGTCAGCATGGAGATCTGGAAGGCCCGACTGGCGCAATCATGGAGAAACTTGAAGGTAGTCTCCGCACTAATTTCAAGATGGAACGTTTTGGGGCTGAAGGTGACCTTTTTGATCCCAATATGCATGAAGCCTTAATGGCTTCGACTTCGCCGGAGGCAACAGAAGAGCATATTGGCCAGCTTATCCAACCAGGATACAAAGTTGGCGATAAAGTCATACGGCCAGCACGAGTTGGCGTGATCAAACCAGAATGA
- a CDS encoding NUDIX hydrolase — protein MTTFNAAVLALLDASVRPCLLVTVRATHMRTHAGQISLPGGGKNNGETPTETALRETWEEVGILPADIEIRGQLSAFIAPRTGHKVIPIIGQLDKPHSHYSLQLNPSEVASAHWIALADLADRENRGTWQRVERTGPGFQLDELMIWGFTAQIIDRLLAEVGAAQPWDVSRILAIPQRFDFP, from the coding sequence GTGACAACTTTTAATGCAGCTGTCCTGGCGTTGCTTGATGCCAGTGTACGTCCGTGCCTTTTAGTTACGGTTAGAGCTACTCACATGCGTACTCATGCCGGGCAAATAAGTTTACCTGGCGGTGGAAAGAATAACGGGGAAACTCCAACTGAAACTGCCTTACGAGAAACCTGGGAAGAAGTGGGAATATTGCCTGCAGATATTGAGATCCGAGGCCAGCTTTCCGCTTTTATTGCACCCCGTACGGGCCACAAAGTTATTCCCATCATTGGCCAACTTGATAAGCCTCATTCTCACTACTCATTGCAATTAAACCCTAGTGAAGTAGCTAGTGCGCATTGGATCGCGCTAGCTGACCTAGCTGATCGTGAGAATCGCGGAACCTGGCAACGAGTTGAACGTACCGGACCTGGATTTCAACTTGATGAGCTAATGATCTGGGGTTTTACAGCCCAAATCATTGACCGGCTTCTTGCTGAAGTTGGAGCAGCACAACCCTGGGATGTCAGTCGGATTCTGGCGATTCCACAACGGTTCGACTTTCCGTAA